AATCTTTCCCTCGCACCTTCTGACATTGCTGTCTATTCCGGGGAGATGAAAGGGGATGGCACTTTGCTACGAGTCGGACAGCCGCTAAATCTTGCGGATCCGAATAGTGAAGTGAAGGTCACCTCAGGCACAGACAAGGCAACCGGGGGATCGACGCTCAGGTTTGACTTTGCCGACCCGAACAAGCTCTATCAGATCGTGTACCAGACCGAATCCCAGGGGATGCAGCCGGGAACGGCCGGGAACTCCATCAAGCTGATGGGCGACGATACACTTCCACCGATCGGAGCGCAGAGCAATATTACGCTGGACGCGAACGATGTGGCGGGAAGTGCCAATGAAAACGGCCTGCTCTTCCTCAAGAAGGTTGGTCCCGATGGCGAAACACCACTGAAGGACGTAAAGTTCGAGTTGTTCAACCCTAATGGTACACCGGCCGAGGATAAAGATGGCGAAGTCATGGGGGAAAAGATTACGGGTTCGGACGGCAAGACGAGTTTCATTATTCAGGTGCCGGGGGATTATTTGCTCAAGCAGACGTATATTGATCCCGACACTTACTTGCCTACGACTACGGTATACCGAGTACGTGTCATCGATGCGCCGGGCAAGCCTGTTCTCGTTGACGGACAGAAAGTGGATTCGAACAATCCGCTGACTGTGCCAACCCCTGTGTGGGAGACTGGCAATTTGAAGCTGGACACGGCGATAAAGGGGAATGGGGCAGACTCGGACAAGGACTTTGAATATACAATTACCTTCAGTAACGGCAAGTCTTATGACTATTCCGGCTCCGTCAACGGCAAGGTGGACAGTGGCGGAACAATTAAGCTGAAAGGTGGCCAGTCCATCACCATCAAGGATATCCCGGATGGCATCACATACTCTATCGTACAGAAGGATTCCACAGGCGAGGGCTACACTACCGATCCTGCGGATCGGACGCGTACCAGTAGCATCGTGGCGCATGAAACAGTCGAAGCGAAGTTCGTCAACGCCAAGTACCTCCCCGGTAAGCTGACTATCGGGCAAAAGGTAGCTGGCAACGGCGGGAACCCGAATAAGGATTTTGAGTTCACCATCACCTTCGAAGGCGCAGGTGCAAGCGGAGAGTATGACTATACGAAGTCGGACGGTACGAAGAGAACGATCAAGTCCGGCGGCACGATCATCCTTATGCATGGGGAGACCGCTGTTATCGATGGAATTCCTAAGGATACGAACTACACCGTCACCGAGACCAATTATACGGCCGAAGGCTACACGACGACTTGGCCGGACTGGCAAACGACTGGCGTCATTACCGATGGAGGCGACCAAAAAGAGGAGGTCGTCAACACGCGGATGGTGTACGGCGGCCTGCTAATCGGGGAGACGGTCGAAGGCAGCGGGGCGGACAAGAATAAGAAATTTGAGTTTACTGTCGAATTCCCGGATGCCGCTTCAGATGAGGCCTATACCTATACGAAGTCGGACGGCACGGAGGGAACGATTAAATCCAACGACAAGATTACCCTTAAGCATGGGGAAACTGTCGCCATTGAAGGCATTCCGAGCGGTGACAGATATATCCTCACCCAAACCGATTATTCGGGTGAGGATTACTCCGTCAACCCGGTGAATCGGAAGCATAGCGGCACGATCATAGAGAAGGAAATCACCGAGGCGCGATTCGTCAATGTGAGGTATCTCCCTGGCAATCTGACACTGACGGCAGATCCTGAGGTCGTTCCCGGCAACGGTACGACGCCTTCGCAGTTGACGGCAACGTTGACAGATTATAAAGGGGAACCGGTTGTGGGTGCGGAGATTGTCTTTACACTACCGGATAACTCGGAAGTAAAGGCAACGACCGATGCGCAAGGTAAGGCGATTATTCCTTACACACCACCGAAGCTGGAAACTACAACGACTGAGAATCACTTCATCACCGCCAAGGTGGACAGTCTGACGGAAGGAAAACTGACTGCCACCACGAAGGTAACCGCCGTACCAGCGGCTATCACCGGGGTACTGCGGGACAACACAACAGGCGAAGTGATTCCGAATGCGCCCCTTGTAATCACCAACGAGGCGACTGGCGAGAAGCACACGATCACGACCGATGACGTTGGCGCATACTTCTTCCCAGTACCGTATGGCGGCGACTATACGATCAGCTTCACGAAAAAGATCAAAGTAAATGGCCTTGATGAGTCGATCACTTTCACGCAAAAAGCAGAAGTTGACAGCGATGTAAAAGGTGGCGAACTGATTCCGGCTGAAATTACGGCTGTTGGAATTGTGCTCTTCAAGCAGTCCAATGGACAAAGTGCGTTCCTTAACCCTGCCTTTACCACCAAAGCGCGCATCTATTTGAAGGATGCCAAAGGGGACTATATTGAGGAGAACGGCAAGCCCAAAGCGTTCCCTCTGGAAGAGAACGGCACCTTCGCAGCGGGGGGCTTGATCACGGGAACGTATACGATGGAAGTGCGTTATGAAGTTGCACCGGGCAAAGAACTGACGCTCATTCGGGATGTAGCGCTGAACGTGGGAGCGGACGGTGAACTGAATATTTCCCAGGAGCTCATTGACCCGTATGGCATCATTACGGACGCAAAGACTGGAGCAGTCATCGAGGGAGCTAAAGTAACGCTGTATTATAAAGATGGCACGGAAGTAAAGTTACCTCCGATTCCTGGCTTTGCTCCGAACGATAATGCCAGCCCAAGCCAGAACAGTGACGTTAACGGAGCATATGCGTTTATGGTGTTCCCGGACACGGATTACTATCTGGTTGTAACGAAAGCCGGGTATGAGACGTATAAGAGCCCAATCATCTCGGTCGGAAGCGACATCGTACGCTATGATGTACAGTTGAAGCCAGTAAGTTCCGGCGGCGGAGAGACTGGACCCGTCAGCCCCGAACCTGGTAATCCTGGATCTGGCAACGGCAACAACGGAACCGACAACGGTAACAATGGAACCGGCAACGGTAACAATGGAACCGGCAACGGTAACAACGGAACCGGCAACGGTAACAATGGAACCGGCAACGGTAACAACGGAACCGGCAACGGTAACAATGGAACCGGCAACGGTAACAATGGAACCGGCAACAGTAACAATGGAACCGACAACGGCAACAACGGAACCGGCAACGGTAACAACGGAACCGGCAACGGTAACAACGGAACCGGCAACGGTAACAACGGAACCGGCAACGGTAACAACGGAACCGGCAACGGTAACAACGGAAACAACGGCAACAACGGAAACAACGGCAACAACAGCAACAATGGCAACAATGGAACCGGCAACGGCAACAACGAGCTGGACGATGCTCCGAAAACCGGAGACAACAGCGTATCGCCAATCTTCTATATGGCTTTAGCGCTGATGTCCTTGATGACGATCGGGTTCTGTCTACTCGGTAACAAGAAGAAAAGGCACATCCAGTGACTGGAAAGGCGGTAAGAAAATGAGCAAAACTAAAAAAATTCTTATCGCCGTTTCCTTCCTTGTGTTGGTATTTTCTCTCGTCAGTGTTGCGAGAACTCTCCTGCGGGATTATGCTGAGCAGAAGAAAATCGAAGAGCTGGCAATAGCTTGGGAGGAAGAGTCGGACAAAGGCGGAGGGGATGCATTCCCCTCCCTTTTGTTCAATAAGGGGAATGAGCCGGTCTTGCTTCCCGAATTTCGAGAGCTTTACGAGAGGAACTCCGACATCGTCGGTTGGCTAAAGATTGACGGCACCCGAATTGAGTATCCGGTTATGCAGAATCCTCAGGATGCGGAGTACTATCTCAATCATGATTTCGATAAAAAGGAAAACAAAGGGGGTCTCCCCTTTTTAGACGCGCATAGCCGGGCCAACGGTTCGGACATTTTGCTGATTCACGGACATCACATGAAAAGCGGCTGGATGTTTAAAGACTTAATGAAGTATAAGAACGAAAGTTTTTATAAAGAGCATGCTACGTTCCAGTTCAGCTCGCTTTATGAAAAGGAAGAGTATGAGATTGTTTCTGTTATCCTCTCAGAGGTTTATCGCAAATCGGACGACGTTTTTAAATACTACCAGATTGAAAATATAAATACGCCCGCCGAATTCGATTCGTATGTTCAGAACATCAAAAAACTTGCTCTTTATGATACGGGGGTAACAGCCCAGTATGGCGACAAGCTTATTGTACTTTCCACATGCGAGTACTCGACCGAAAACGGCCGGTTAGCGGTGGTCGCTCGAAAGCGTTAATGGCAATGGGGAAACACGGGAAACAAGCTGCTTCATATCGCGTCCTCCTCTGGAGGGCGCGATTTTTTTATAGATATAGCTTTTTCTGTGGAAATATTTAAGCCCCAATTATAATGGCTTTTAATTTCTCCATTCCTTTTGCTAAGGGGCGGTTATTTTTATTGGGTACGATAAACGATCCGAAAGGTAAGCATAAGTTATAGAATGAATTGCCGCATAATCAATGTTCTTTATTTTTTCTTTAGATTTCACATTTATAATATGTTGAGATTGACTAACCAGACTTTTTCTTCATTGTATAATTAAGGAAGAGAGGTATCAATGTGACAAATATTATTATGGAAGTAAAGCAGATCACGAAGAACATCGGTAAGAGACCAATTATTCATGAATCTTCATTTCAATTGGAACAAGGAAAGATATATGGCTTTATAGGACCTAATGGAGCTGGCAAAACAACAGTGATGCGTATCATGACTGGATTGATTCAACCGACAAGTGGGGAGGTTCGGATTGATTCGTACAGCGTAAAAACTCAACGTCAGCAAGCAATCGCAAGAGTTGGAGCTATTATAGAATCACCAGTATTTTTCGAGTATATGACTGGTAGACAGGTGCTGCGGAATTTATCCCGACTTCATCCAACAATAAAGTCAAACCAAAGGGAAGAACATATTGAAAAGTTGTTAACAACAGTAGGTCTGGAAAAAAGAGGTGACGATAAAGTACGAACATATTCTTTAGGGATGAAACAAAGACTAGGAATTGCTCAGTCTATGCTCGGTAGTCCCAAACTGTTGTTGCTTGATGAACCTTCTAATGGACTTGATCCTATAGGAATGAGAGAACTTAGGGATATTATATTTAAATTGAGAGAGTCCGAAAATCTGGCCTTTTTTATTTCCAGTCATCTGCTTGATGAACTGCAGCAAATGTGTGATGAACTTATTATAATTCGTGAAGGCTCAATAATTTTGAAGGGACCAAAGGAAGATATAGTTAAGGAAGGTCAAAGACTCGAGGATGCCTTTTTGGAGTTGGTCCAATGATGAATGCATTAACATTAAGTGAGCTGGAACGTTTGTTGAAAAATAAATGGATATGGTGTTTGCTTGTATGCACACCAATACTTGCTTATGTTGCAGGGAACTATCTCCTTGATAGCTCTAATGTGATATCCGCTGGCTTGTTTATGGTTGAAGGTCTTCAAGTGAATTTATATTTGATGTGTAATATAGCAGTTGCTGCTATTGTTGGTGCTGTATTTACAGAGGAATATCGTGGAGGCCAGTTACGGCTTTTGTTTTTACGTTCGTACTCCAGAGCTAATATTTTTTTTAGTAAATTAATAGTGATTAATATTATGATCGTGGTTTTATTGATTGTAATGGCAATTTCGTTAAGTATTATAGGGCTTGTTCAATTTCCACATGAAGGTGAGAATCAGATTTCTTTAGTACTTACAATAAAAATTATTGCTCCGTATTATTTCATGGCCTATTTAACTTTGATGGGAATATCATGCCTCTTTTCTTATATGGCGCTTATTAGCAAGAATGTGAGCTTTATGCTGGGTCTTTGCGTGGGTTATGTTCTAGTAACATTGTTATTTGACGGACTGTATTTATATTTTGCGAATTTATTCGAAAGTGGATCACTTATACATGAATTGGTGGCTTACGCTTTAATTCCGTACATGCAACATACAGGTCTCTATTCTGCACTAAATGGGAATATTCACTCCATTTCAGCGATGGCTATAATTCTGGTGTTTTATATGTTTGTTTTCGTATGGTCTGCCTATCGTCGATTTGTGATAGATGATTATTTATATTAGGAGGTAGCATATGTTTGGAGCATGGGTCAGTGAAATGGAACGAATATGGAAAAGTAAATCAATGCTGATTCTATATTTCATTTTTATAGCTTTATTAGCAGCCAATATATGGGGAGGGGTACTAAACGGTTCAGGAACCCTCCGATTTGGTGAAGGTAAAATTGAGCTTAACAGTCTTACTGTGCCTTGGTATATGATGGACGGGATCTCTTTGCTACTCACCCTTGTTGTACTACCCGTAATTTACGTAAATCAGTTAAGTGGCGAGATCCATTCTGGAGCTTACCGGTTATATGTGTTGCGTCCATTCCCTCGGTATCAGATTTGGCTAAGCAAGCTATTGGCTTTGGCTGCTACAACGATAATGTTAATCGGATTTACATTTATTTTAGTTATGGCAGCTTCATGGTTACTATTTCCTAGAGCGGATATGATGACATTGTATGGTTCAAATGAATCCGTTCACGTATCTAAAGCTATTTTATACAATTTTAATTTTTATGTATTGTTTGCTCTTGTAAGTATATCTAAATTAATGTTCTGTAGTGCGGTTTGTTTATTTATTTCAAGACCTCTTATATCCTTTGTCACCATTTTTATACTCTCTTTTCTTCTATATTTCAAAATTGCGGTTAATTTAGTTATTTTAGCAGATCCTTTTCAGAAATTATTACTGACACTAAGACCAGAAGGTTACCCGCAGTTTTGGATTTATTCGCTAGGGACACTTATCGTTTGCGCGCTCATAAGCTTTGTGAAGTGGCAGAGAAAAATGGTTTGATTCTAATATCGTATCATGACAGGCAAAGCAGGTGTTCTAAGGGTTAAAAGACACGTGTGCTGAAGGATGAAGGATTCGTACGGTGGAAAAAAGGCCAGTGGATATGTTTTTGTGGATGGTTCATGTGGAACGGTGGCTTTGTTGGTGAGGGATGTAACATAAAACATCTAAAAAGAACGCCAAGGGACTTTTTTCCTTGGCGTCTTCTGTATCGAATTATCGATATCGTTATCAGGGGAAATACCGTGCTTGTTTTGTACATACGCATTGGAAGATCGATTTTCCGCGATCCACTGGTTCCCTGGCTTCATACATGTTAAAAAGTCTTTAGACACAATGCTGGGCGGCATGGGCCCGCTAACGAATTCTACTGGATTTGAGTATGGAGATGGTTCAGAATAGAGACAGGGAACTTGACTATCTATTAAGCAATTCGTATCAGACAATAAGCCCGCGGACTCGGGTGACGCTGGTGTTTCTGACATTATGAGGCTTTTGAAACTAAGGAGGTAGTGCTATGGAAAAAAATCTGTTGGAACAGTTAACACTTTGGCATGACAATGATGAATTTGAAAAAATAGTAGGCAAAATCGCAGAAATTCCCGAACAGGAAAGAGATTACGATGTAGTCAGCCATTTGGCGAGAGCATTAAACAATCTGGACCGTTACGAAGAAGCATTGCAGCAGCTTTGGACGATCAAAACAGAAGGCGAGCATGACCCTCTTTGGCATTTTCGTGTTGGTTATGCCTACTACTCCCTATCACAATATGAGGATGCAGTAAACGCATTCGAAATGGCGAATAAACTGGATCCCGAGGATGAAGATGCTGAGATGCTTTTGAAATGGAGCCGCCACGAGATTGACATCATAACAAACCCTCAGGAGAATTCGATGGCTGTGCAACCAAATGCAATTGCTTCAGTGAAGAATGATACTCTGGCGAATGAACTCAACAATTTTAAAGAAAGAATCAAACCGTTTCAGTTCATAGAGCATGATAGCGGCAATGTGTCCATGATTTTGAATGTTGGTGTTTATAAAGATGAGGTTTTTCAGACACGGGCTGACGAGGGATTTGAAGGCAATGGTTACGATTGGGAATCCTTGGCAGTGGTCTTTCTTGTGGAAAAAATGCCTCATCTAGAAGATAGCGTACATTTTGACCCGGAAGCCGATATGTTCTGCGCTTATTCAGACCATAGAGAGGCTTTGCAAAAATTTGCGATTGGGTTTAAAGATGCTTGCGAGGATGACGCCGTAATCAGGGATTTATTCTCCCGCGCTGAATTGGATTGATTCAAGGGCAAAATGTATGGGCTAAATTGACAATGATTGGTGGTGTTTGCTATTCATAAAATTAGCAGGCAAAAGACTGTAGAGGGTACTCGAATTCCAGGCATTATCAATAACATGCAGTACTTCTACATTAATCTTGATGTATACGAAGATGGAATGATTAATTGTTGGGAATTAGTGGATTTGGAAGGCTTAAAAGAAAAACTTGAAATTGGTTGGCTTGTGCCAAGCATCCCTCATGGAGAAAATATATCCATTCATGGGTTAGGAGAATACGAAATTATAACTGGCTCGTGGAATTATAATAAGAACAGTTATTATGAGTACATAAAGGAAACGATTGAGCGCCTTAATCCTAATTTGAGTAATATATACACCATTTCAGAAGAAGAAAAAAAGTTATTGGAACAGCGGAGAATATCTTATTCGCCGGAAGCCAAGGATTTTTATGTGAAAAGCGAATTATTTTATCAAACAGTTAACGGGAACGGTTTCCCAATCTTCATGAGGCATGAGAGTTGCTGCTATTTAGCGAATCTAGTGGTTTATCAAGACGGGTGCGTGAAAGTGTATCATTCAGGACGCGAGCTGGATTATGAAATCGAAGAAGTTCAAGAAATGTTTCATGATGGTACGTTTTTAACGGAATTTAAGACACCCACAAAGATTATTATTGATGATTTTGCAGAGGTTACGCTTGGAAAAGCCATATACTATACTGATCCTGAAGAAAAATATAAGGAACTTTTGGATATTCATTCGAAACTGAATGGAAAGAAAACATCATTAGAAAAATGCAGGGAAGCCTATTATAGTTATCTTGAATATCCCTCTGATTATGCAAGGGAGAAGCTTAAAGA
The window above is part of the Paenibacillus lutimineralis genome. Proteins encoded here:
- a CDS encoding DUF7601 domain-containing protein; protein product: MLVLQTVALSPAAYADSSPGDSRTEAVSESGSPNADEPSVTEAVYDAPNNFLMMAAAATDKTAVLVNANPRFNLTVKQGDSATVIPAGGEINGRDNFTLALADIAVPTQGDYPNAPPETVIQQGDYAILDKATHFPDVNLTPAGPMPINQGSLKIATVQFFADSIKITFDGAGVYDGSKNSVKIGFSANAKAADQSPGGGGNMTIFGDEFKFTNSSLVPMYRIWTDTTSKNYYSWISGDAFREGAVAWRVIVASNDKDDPTIQMKLDKLTVVDTLKDAGPYVAGSFKLYKAKTTVDASGNIKQVTAPVEVPGAGEPIIDPVNGTLTYTLPDGFGDSAAYLDFKTWIPKSKWYNEFDGINGGLVNSTSAYVAANTSATLFAEDGTTPLAGPHGAMAALTPDWIQQSGAVGPKDSNGNRLITWTITVNQRNYHRSDTPVAGLKEVTITDVLPAGTEFLSATYTVNGVDKGTITPVNNVFSIGDTDGPVQLTIVSKVTDTGKSEFTNVPRANWKLANPQGIDWNNDATGTAPNGVTATTKVTIGAHAFGKGTETHTNLAYPLNSVAGTNWAIGLTLQYDLDNPIVYDLLVHGDSLDVLNDVDDVDPKFKVTSETLAAIKSKIDTKQLWQKYREGSLNVSNGLIGEVIHLTVNGERVADLIKVTGFKGGVKGDVSFESVTTNPDNLFRQDINGSWSNSSNRGLFFDGDSYEGLADATVKNRVRMLNKEMLYASAVDEDGNALGNIAADWNRGYSNWGTSTWTRPIVVNDPNWYMDNSREDKYILAGYDRKDQTVTFRLAVNMPGFKTEEMAKDGGARVASDIKLVDTLPEGWEFVDYAPGEAYRLYTGVTGYNTNSELGRQSGGGYGQYAQAAAIIKPNDPNHVVKFTKDGNVGTFTFSKLESPYVILVKARPTNAKMATYQIGNNPIGENEAEFSMKWGDKPYSATEKHRIIVPVQSLSKTVKKPVSGVQEWTVNYTPPFEMKQGVYLLDTLAKGLKLREDEKGNLSLAPSDIAVYSGEMKGDGTLLRVGQPLNLADPNSEVKVTSGTDKATGGSTLRFDFADPNKLYQIVYQTESQGMQPGTAGNSIKLMGDDTLPPIGAQSNITLDANDVAGSANENGLLFLKKVGPDGETPLKDVKFELFNPNGTPAEDKDGEVMGEKITGSDGKTSFIIQVPGDYLLKQTYIDPDTYLPTTTVYRVRVIDAPGKPVLVDGQKVDSNNPLTVPTPVWETGNLKLDTAIKGNGADSDKDFEYTITFSNGKSYDYSGSVNGKVDSGGTIKLKGGQSITIKDIPDGITYSIVQKDSTGEGYTTDPADRTRTSSIVAHETVEAKFVNAKYLPGKLTIGQKVAGNGGNPNKDFEFTITFEGAGASGEYDYTKSDGTKRTIKSGGTIILMHGETAVIDGIPKDTNYTVTETNYTAEGYTTTWPDWQTTGVITDGGDQKEEVVNTRMVYGGLLIGETVEGSGADKNKKFEFTVEFPDAASDEAYTYTKSDGTEGTIKSNDKITLKHGETVAIEGIPSGDRYILTQTDYSGEDYSVNPVNRKHSGTIIEKEITEARFVNVRYLPGNLTLTADPEVVPGNGTTPSQLTATLTDYKGEPVVGAEIVFTLPDNSEVKATTDAQGKAIIPYTPPKLETTTTENHFITAKVDSLTEGKLTATTKVTAVPAAITGVLRDNTTGEVIPNAPLVITNEATGEKHTITTDDVGAYFFPVPYGGDYTISFTKKIKVNGLDESITFTQKAEVDSDVKGGELIPAEITAVGIVLFKQSNGQSAFLNPAFTTKARIYLKDAKGDYIEENGKPKAFPLEENGTFAAGGLITGTYTMEVRYEVAPGKELTLIRDVALNVGADGELNISQELIDPYGIITDAKTGAVIEGAKVTLYYKDGTEVKLPPIPGFAPNDNASPSQNSDVNGAYAFMVFPDTDYYLVVTKAGYETYKSPIISVGSDIVRYDVQLKPVSSGGGETGPVSPEPGNPGSGNGNNGTDNGNNGTGNGNNGTGNGNNGTGNGNNGTGNGNNGTGNGNNGTGNGNNGTGNSNNGTDNGNNGTGNGNNGTGNGNNGTGNGNNGTGNGNNGTGNGNNGNNGNNGNNGNNSNNGNNGTGNGNNELDDAPKTGDNSVSPIFYMALALMSLMTIGFCLLGNKKKRHIQ
- a CDS encoding class B sortase; amino-acid sequence: MSKTKKILIAVSFLVLVFSLVSVARTLLRDYAEQKKIEELAIAWEEESDKGGGDAFPSLLFNKGNEPVLLPEFRELYERNSDIVGWLKIDGTRIEYPVMQNPQDAEYYLNHDFDKKENKGGLPFLDAHSRANGSDILLIHGHHMKSGWMFKDLMKYKNESFYKEHATFQFSSLYEKEEYEIVSVILSEVYRKSDDVFKYYQIENINTPAEFDSYVQNIKKLALYDTGVTAQYGDKLIVLSTCEYSTENGRLAVVARKR
- a CDS encoding ABC transporter ATP-binding protein; this encodes MTNIIMEVKQITKNIGKRPIIHESSFQLEQGKIYGFIGPNGAGKTTVMRIMTGLIQPTSGEVRIDSYSVKTQRQQAIARVGAIIESPVFFEYMTGRQVLRNLSRLHPTIKSNQREEHIEKLLTTVGLEKRGDDKVRTYSLGMKQRLGIAQSMLGSPKLLLLDEPSNGLDPIGMRELRDIIFKLRESENLAFFISSHLLDELQQMCDELIIIREGSIILKGPKEDIVKEGQRLEDAFLELVQ
- a CDS encoding ABC transporter permease, with amino-acid sequence MMNALTLSELERLLKNKWIWCLLVCTPILAYVAGNYLLDSSNVISAGLFMVEGLQVNLYLMCNIAVAAIVGAVFTEEYRGGQLRLLFLRSYSRANIFFSKLIVINIMIVVLLIVMAISLSIIGLVQFPHEGENQISLVLTIKIIAPYYFMAYLTLMGISCLFSYMALISKNVSFMLGLCVGYVLVTLLFDGLYLYFANLFESGSLIHELVAYALIPYMQHTGLYSALNGNIHSISAMAIILVFYMFVFVWSAYRRFVIDDYLY
- a CDS encoding ABC transporter permease — translated: MFGAWVSEMERIWKSKSMLILYFIFIALLAANIWGGVLNGSGTLRFGEGKIELNSLTVPWYMMDGISLLLTLVVLPVIYVNQLSGEIHSGAYRLYVLRPFPRYQIWLSKLLALAATTIMLIGFTFILVMAASWLLFPRADMMTLYGSNESVHVSKAILYNFNFYVLFALVSISKLMFCSAVCLFISRPLISFVTIFILSFLLYFKIAVNLVILADPFQKLLLTLRPEGYPQFWIYSLGTLIVCALISFVKWQRKMV
- a CDS encoding immunity 51 family protein, with translation MEKNLLEQLTLWHDNDEFEKIVGKIAEIPEQERDYDVVSHLARALNNLDRYEEALQQLWTIKTEGEHDPLWHFRVGYAYYSLSQYEDAVNAFEMANKLDPEDEDAEMLLKWSRHEIDIITNPQENSMAVQPNAIASVKNDTLANELNNFKERIKPFQFIEHDSGNVSMILNVGVYKDEVFQTRADEGFEGNGYDWESLAVVFLVEKMPHLEDSVHFDPEADMFCAYSDHREALQKFAIGFKDACEDDAVIRDLFSRAELD
- a CDS encoding DUF7638 domain-containing protein yields the protein MHKISRQKTVEGTRIPGIINNMQYFYINLDVYEDGMINCWELVDLEGLKEKLEIGWLVPSIPHGENISIHGLGEYEIITGSWNYNKNSYYEYIKETIERLNPNLSNIYTISEEEKKLLEQRRISYSPEAKDFYVKSELFYQTVNGNGFPIFMRHESCCYLANLVVYQDGCVKVYHSGRELDYEIEEVQEMFHDGTFLTEFKTPTKIIIDDFAEVTLGKAIYYTDPEEKYKELLDIHSKLNGKKTSLEKCREAYYSYLEYPSDYAREKLKELYELIPEHERMYLGDMDSKDADYIRIIYYPEDKREV